The following DNA comes from Myxococcales bacterium.
GGCGCAGTCCAGGCGGCGATGACCGCTCCGGCGGTGGCCCGAAGAATCCAAGCCAGCCAGGCGCTGGCCGCCGACGTGAAGGCGACCGGCACGCCGTCGTGTTTCATCAACGGGCGGGTGCTCACGGGCGCTCAACCCCTCAGCAAGTTCAAAGAGCTCGTGGATCAGGAGCTCGCCGCCGCCCGTCGGCTGGTGGAGGCAGGAACACCGCGCGCCGACGTCTACAAGACCATCATCGGGAAGGGAGAGCGGGGCAGTCCGTTCGAATTCAAGGAGGTAACTCTGCCGACCCGGTCCGTGCCCATCCGCGGCCGCGCTTCTGCAAGGGTGACGCTGCACGTGTTCTCGGATTTCCAGTGTCCGTTTTGCGCCCGCGTGGAGCCCACGCTGGACGAGGTGTTGAAGCGCTACCCGGACCAGGTCCGCATCGCGTGGCACGACCTGCCGCTGGCCATGCACAACAACGCCGCGCGGGCCGCCGAGGCCGCCCGCGAGGTGCAGGCCCAGCGAGGAGACGCCGCGTTCTGGCTCTTTCACGACCGTCTGTTCAAAGAACAACGGGACCCGGGCGCACTGGGGCCAGAGCACCTCGAGAGCGTCGCAGTGTCGCTGGGCTGCAACCGCTCGAGCTTCGCGCAGGCTCTCGACACCGGTCGGCACACCGCCCGGGTGAAGGAAGACTCCGACGCCGCAGTGCGTGCCGGGATCAGCGGCACCCCGAGCTTCCTCCTGGCCTCCCACGGCAAGAGCTCGGGTCGTTTCTACTACCTGTCCGGAGCACAGCCGCTCAGCAAGTTCGAGCGCGTCATCGACGCCGCGCTCGCGGAGTGAGGGTGGGAGCCGTCGCACGCTGATGCCCGAGCTGTCATTCGTCAGCGTCCCGCTCGAAACGCGGTTCCGCTGCGCCCACTGCGGCACCTATCGTCGCGCGCTGGTCCAGGCGCTCGGGCAGGGCGGTCGGAACGTGTGGGAGTCCTCGGAAGCCGGCGACGAGCGCGCGCTGGCGGACGCCAAGAAACACGCCGAGCGCACTCTGCTTTTCGTGCCGTGCCCGGCGTGCGGCAAGCTGTCGAACCTCGGGCCTGGTGTGCGCCTGCGCATTCAGCTCTTGTGTTTTGTGGCAATGCCGCTGCTGGTTCTCGCAATCTGTGCGGGCTCCGCCGCATGGGTTGGAATCGACGGTGCTGCGGCGCGCATCGTCTTTGGCGTCAGCTTTGGGATCTCGATCCTGAGCGGCGTGTTTGCCTACGCCTTTCACGCCAAGCCGTGGACGAAGGCCGAGAGCCGCACCCAGTTCCTGTCAGCCAAGGAGCGTTGACCGGTCGAGCCGGGTCAGCCGCGCGCGTGTGGCGCCGGCTCGCACTCGGTCGGAATCGTGGTGGGCCGCCCTGGACAAACCCCCGCAGATATCGCGTTCCGCGCACCCCCCTTTCAATGGACCCAATTGGCCTTAGAGATCCGGCTCGGTCGCCGAGCGGGCAGGGCACGCAACTCGATTCGTATCGGGGCTCGAGCCGGCCGACCGCGAACGGCGGATGAACTCTCGGAAGGATCTCATGTATCGAATCTGCTCGTGCTTGCTCCTCGTGCTGCTCAGTGTCGCAGGCTGCAACCGTTCCCCTGGCAGTCCAGATTCGGAGCACCAGGACACCGGCGGCTCGGCCAAAGGTGACCTGGGCGCTCCAGTCGGTCCGCCGGTGCAGGCCGTGCTCAGTCGAGCCCCAGACGTCCCCCCACCCGTCGGGCGCGACAAGCCCGCACACGTCGTAGTCACACTCGAGACCGTCGAGCTCGAGCTACCGGTGGGTCACGGCGTCAACTATCCGTTCTGGACCTTTGGCGGGCAGGTTCCCGGCAACTTCATCCGAGTCCGGCAAGGCGACACCGTCGAGGTCCGTCTGAGAAACGCGCCCGACTCCAAGATGCCGCACAACATCGACCTGCACGCCGCGACCGGTCCCGGCGGTGGCGCGGTGGCGTCCTTCACGTCGCCGGGATACGAGTCGCGCTTCTCCTTCAAAGCGCTGAATCGCGGGTTGTTCGTCTACCACTGCGCAACCGCTCCCGTGGGCATGCACATTGCCAACGGCATGTACGGCCTGATCCTGGTGGAGCCCCCCGAGGGTCTGTCTCGCGTGGATCATGAGTACTACGTGATGCAGAGCGAGATCTACACGAACGGCAAGTACCGTGAGGCTGGGCTGCAGCATTTCGACGAGGAAAAGGCCATCGAAGAGACGCCGACTTACGTCGTCTTCAATGGTCGCGACGGCGCGCTCACCGGTGATCAAGCGCTGAAGGCCAAGGTGGGGGATCGCATTCGCCTGTTCGTGGGAAACGGCGGCCCCAACCTCGTGTCCAGCTTCCACGTGATCGGCGAGATCTTCGATCGGGTCTACACGGAAGCCGGCAGCCGCTACCAGGAGAACGTGCAGACCACGCTCATTCCGGCCGGCGGGGCGGCGATGATCGAGTTTCGCGTGGAAGTTCCCGGCGACTACACACTCGTCGATCACTCGATCTTCCGCGCGTTCCACAAGGGCGCCATCGGCACCCTGCGCGTGAGCGGAGACGAGAGCGCCGGCGTGTTCGGC
Coding sequences within:
- the nirK gene encoding nitrite reductase, copper-containing — translated: MYRICSCLLLVLLSVAGCNRSPGSPDSEHQDTGGSAKGDLGAPVGPPVQAVLSRAPDVPPPVGRDKPAHVVVTLETVELELPVGHGVNYPFWTFGGQVPGNFIRVRQGDTVEVRLRNAPDSKMPHNIDLHAATGPGGGAVASFTSPGYESRFSFKALNRGLFVYHCATAPVGMHIANGMYGLILVEPPEGLSRVDHEYYVMQSEIYTNGKYREAGLQHFDEEKAIEETPTYVVFNGRDGALTGDQALKAKVGDRIRLFVGNGGPNLVSSFHVIGEIFDRVYTEAGSRYQENVQTTLIPAGGAAMIEFRVEVPGDYTLVDHSIFRAFHKGAIGTLRVSGDESAGVFGGKPDLRPWQPVPPSGSAKP